A region of Salinibacter sp. 10B DNA encodes the following proteins:
- a CDS encoding universal stress protein, translating into MLTIRRILFPTDFSDGAARAFPQAAHLADWHDAELHIVHVAGPQDEADTALPVSQDTLQEWLGQPSGSFSLDTLSIVQHQVESDAPPERLVAYTEDQDIDLVVMGTHGRRGIRRMILGSVTEEVLRKASCPVLTVRSDAEETPKQAIRRILVPVDFSEASEIAVQHAKEIAQTYGAEIDLLHVVEEVVYPSAYGVEPPYVPSQDIVARVEKALGTMAREDIGYEHVQVSARIGYAPLTILDYVESNDIDLIVLATHGRTGLDRMLLGSVAERVIRRAPTPVFIVKPDQKSLVPPAKAEAAATSE; encoded by the coding sequence ATGTTAACCATCCGCCGCATCCTATTTCCCACCGATTTTTCCGACGGCGCCGCCCGTGCCTTTCCGCAGGCTGCTCATCTTGCGGACTGGCATGATGCAGAACTGCACATCGTGCACGTGGCCGGTCCTCAGGACGAGGCCGACACCGCCCTTCCGGTCTCCCAGGATACCCTCCAGGAGTGGCTCGGGCAGCCGTCGGGGTCGTTTTCCCTGGACACGCTTTCCATCGTGCAGCATCAGGTTGAGTCGGACGCGCCCCCGGAGCGCCTCGTTGCCTACACCGAAGATCAGGACATTGATCTCGTGGTGATGGGGACCCATGGGCGCCGGGGCATCCGCCGGATGATCCTGGGAAGTGTCACGGAGGAGGTGTTACGGAAGGCCTCGTGCCCCGTCCTTACGGTTCGGTCCGACGCCGAAGAGACGCCCAAGCAGGCCATTCGTCGCATTCTCGTGCCGGTCGATTTCTCGGAGGCCTCGGAGATCGCGGTGCAGCACGCAAAAGAAATTGCGCAGACCTACGGTGCGGAGATTGATCTGCTGCACGTCGTGGAAGAGGTCGTCTACCCGTCGGCGTATGGGGTGGAGCCACCGTACGTGCCCTCACAGGATATAGTGGCCCGGGTCGAGAAGGCCCTGGGCACCATGGCCCGAGAGGACATTGGGTACGAGCACGTGCAGGTGTCGGCCCGGATCGGGTACGCGCCCCTCACGATTCTCGACTATGTGGAAAGCAACGACATCGACCTGATCGTTCTGGCTACACACGGCCGCACCGGTCTCGACCGAATGCTACTGGGCAGCGTAGCCGAGCGTGTCATCCGTCGAGCACCCACACCTGTGTTTATCGTCAAGCCCGACCAGAAATCGCTCGTGCCGCCGGCTAAGGCCGAAGCCGCTGCGACCTCTGAGTAA